Proteins encoded together in one Streptomyces sp. NA04227 window:
- a CDS encoding AMP-binding protein: MSETAAPTTGQGNAALWYLDRHLGLDTADAVALITEEGELTYRQLHERVCKAARVLADSGLGPGDRMVTVLPDGVLPVALVLAAMRLGAVPVPVSPLLTAEEQRYIVEDSGAVVVVHDDPAGEVAADFAERFPRAVLLTARPGGERPLPELVDAASPLWEAVARDGEDMAVIQYTSGSTGRPKGVVHLHRGLLAFPQGIGAHLGIGRADRVLSTAKLPFGYGFGNSLLLPFAVGASAILFRGRAEPHLVADLVQRHRPTVLFAVPTLYAAMLTLAGTGRRPDLSGVRLAVSAGEHLGALLGERFEEAYGLTLVNGLGSTECLHIFLATVAGVSPHGVTGVPVPGFEVQVCDEEDRVLPAGEMGHLRVRGPSTGARYLGLSELSAQTFRDGWVYTGDTLVDDPEGGWMYLGRSDSILNVGGLKILPSEIEDVINALEGVAGCAVVGVRDENEITRIVAHVVPRDPDDAGLRRTVIDAAREQLPVFKRPQTVRVVEELPVTSTGKTARHLIRRREMEKQS, from the coding sequence GTGAGCGAGACTGCCGCACCCACCACCGGGCAGGGCAACGCCGCCCTCTGGTACCTGGACCGCCACCTCGGCCTGGACACCGCCGACGCCGTCGCGCTGATCACCGAGGAGGGCGAACTCACCTACCGGCAGCTGCACGAGCGTGTGTGCAAGGCCGCCCGCGTGCTCGCCGACAGTGGTCTCGGGCCCGGCGACCGCATGGTCACCGTGCTGCCGGACGGCGTGCTGCCGGTCGCCCTCGTGCTTGCCGCGATGCGGCTCGGCGCGGTGCCGGTGCCGGTCTCTCCGCTGCTCACGGCCGAGGAACAGCGCTACATCGTCGAGGACTCCGGGGCGGTTGTGGTCGTCCACGACGATCCGGCGGGCGAGGTCGCCGCCGACTTCGCCGAGCGCTTCCCGCGTGCCGTACTGCTCACCGCCCGCCCCGGCGGTGAGCGCCCGCTGCCCGAACTCGTCGATGCCGCAAGCCCGTTGTGGGAGGCGGTCGCGCGCGACGGGGAGGACATGGCGGTGATTCAGTACACCTCCGGATCCACCGGGCGCCCGAAGGGAGTCGTGCATCTGCACCGCGGGCTGCTCGCCTTCCCGCAGGGCATCGGCGCGCACCTGGGCATCGGCCGCGCGGACCGGGTCCTGTCCACCGCGAAGCTGCCCTTCGGCTACGGCTTCGGCAACTCGCTGCTGCTGCCCTTCGCGGTCGGCGCCTCGGCGATCCTCTTCCGCGGCCGCGCCGAACCGCACCTGGTCGCCGACCTGGTGCAACGGCACCGGCCCACGGTGCTGTTCGCGGTGCCCACCCTGTACGCGGCGATGCTCACCCTGGCTGGTACCGGACGGCGGCCCGACCTGTCCGGGGTGCGCCTGGCGGTCTCCGCCGGTGAGCACCTCGGCGCCCTGCTCGGCGAACGCTTCGAGGAGGCGTACGGCCTGACCCTGGTCAACGGCCTCGGCTCCACCGAGTGCCTGCACATCTTCCTGGCCACGGTCGCGGGCGTCTCGCCGCACGGCGTGACCGGCGTGCCCGTACCGGGCTTCGAGGTGCAGGTCTGCGACGAGGAGGACCGGGTGCTCCCGGCGGGCGAGATGGGCCATCTGCGGGTGCGCGGGCCGAGCACCGGCGCCCGCTACCTGGGGCTTTCCGAGCTCAGCGCGCAGACCTTCCGTGACGGCTGGGTGTACACCGGCGACACACTCGTCGACGACCCGGAAGGCGGCTGGATGTACCTGGGCAGGTCCGACAGCATCCTGAACGTCGGGGGGCTCAAGATCCTGCCGAGCGAGATCGAGGACGTCATCAACGCCCTTGAGGGGGTTGCCGGTTGCGCTGTCGTCGGCGTGCGGGACGAGAACGAGATCACCCGCATCGTCGCCCATGTCGTGCCCCGGGACCCGGACGACGCCGGGCTGCGCCGCACTGTCATCGACGCGGCCCGCGAGCAACTGCCCGTGTTCAAAAGACCTCAGACGGTACGGGTGGTCGAGGAACTGCCCGTGACCTCCACCGGAAAAACTGCCCGCCACCTGATCAGGCGGCGAGAAATGGAGAAGCAATCGTGA
- a CDS encoding thioesterase II family protein, translated as MRAGAERVVLKKGSPEGLRLICVPFAGGSARSFARLATMVGEDWSVVAVQPPRSHGDGERDLDALAHFYLGLLAEDLRGPGLLFGHSLGAAVVHRMAQLWSSHWPKDLHVVLSAPPAPEFTSAGLYGLDDQMLFEVATEQGILPALGVSEDMVKRLMLPDLRADLAVLAKRGWTATPLKAPVHLMGGERDLPSPPAVLEQYREILQAVSLRLLQAGHMYVLEQPAETAEALLAIGASVGKTPVAAQAGRRADA; from the coding sequence GTGAGGGCCGGCGCGGAACGTGTCGTACTGAAGAAGGGCAGCCCCGAGGGGCTGCGGCTGATCTGTGTGCCGTTTGCGGGTGGTTCGGCGAGGTCGTTCGCGCGGCTCGCCACCATGGTCGGAGAGGACTGGAGCGTGGTGGCCGTACAGCCACCGCGTTCCCACGGCGACGGCGAGCGTGACCTGGACGCGCTCGCGCACTTCTATCTCGGCCTGCTCGCCGAGGACCTGAGGGGCCCGGGTCTGCTCTTCGGGCACAGCCTGGGCGCGGCGGTCGTGCACCGCATGGCCCAGCTCTGGTCCTCGCACTGGCCGAAGGACCTGCACGTGGTCCTCTCGGCGCCGCCCGCGCCGGAGTTCACCTCGGCGGGCCTGTACGGGCTCGACGACCAGATGCTGTTCGAGGTGGCCACCGAGCAGGGCATCCTGCCCGCGCTCGGCGTCTCCGAGGACATGGTCAAGCGGCTCATGCTGCCGGACCTGCGCGCGGACCTCGCGGTCCTCGCCAAGCGCGGCTGGACGGCGACCCCGCTGAAGGCGCCCGTCCACCTGATGGGCGGCGAGCGGGACCTGCCCAGTCCTCCGGCCGTCCTCGAGCAGTACCGCGAGATACTTCAGGCGGTGTCCCTGCGACTGCTTCAGGCCGGTCACATGTACGTCCTCGAGCAGCCCGCGGAGACCGCCGAGGCCCTGCTCGCCATCGGTGCGAGCGTCGGGAAGACCCCCGTCGCCGCACAGGCGGGCCGACGCGCGGACGCGTAA